DNA sequence from the Mycobacteriales bacterium genome:
GCCCCACCGCACAGCCCGGCCCCGACGAGAAGAGGACAGCAGTGAGCGACAGCGCGAGCACCGTGCTCACGCGCGACGACGACGGCGGCCGTCCCGCCCGCACCCGTCGCCGCGGTCCGATCGCCGTCATCGTCGAGCGGTTCCGCCGGATCATCACGTTCGTCAAGCAGGTCGTCGCCGAGCTCCGCAAGGTGATCTGGCCGACCCGCAAGGAGCTCATCACCTACACGAGCGTCGTGCTCGTGTTCGTCGTGATCATGGTCGCCATCGTCAGCGTCTACGACTTCGCCTTCGGGCAGGGCGTGCTGAAGGTGTTCGGCGACAGCTCCGACAGCTGACCCAAGGCTGATCCCGACGGCTGATCCGCCCCCCGCACTCCCCGACCACAGAGATGGACGTGTCCGTGTCCGAGTACAGCCTGCACAGCGACGACGATCAGGGCACCAGCGCGCCCGCGTCCGAGCAGGTCGAGGCCCTGGGCGCGCCCGTGGCGGACCCCTTCGCCGTGCCGTCGACCCCCGACGCCGAGACCGACACCGAGACCGACACCGAGACCGACACCGCTGACGAGGCTGCCGAGGAGGCTCCCGTCGCCGAGGTCCCCGCGGGTGACCTCGACCCGGCCGACGAGATGGCGGCCGTGCTGCGCGACCTGCCCGGCGACTGGTACGTCGTGCACTCCTACGCCGGCTACGAGAACAAGGTGAAGGCCAACCTCGAGAGCCGGATCCAGAGCCTCAACATGGAGGACTACATCTTCCAGATCGAGGTCCCCACCGAGGAGGTCATGGAGGTCAAGGGCGGCAAGCGCCAGGCCGTCGTGCGCAAGAAGCTCCCCGGCTACCTGTTCGTCCGCATGGACCTCACCGACGAGTCGTGGTCCGCGGTCCGCAACACCCCCGGCGTCACCGGCTTCGTCGGCCAGACCTCCCGCCCCACCCCGCTGACGGTCGACGAGGTCGTCAAGCAGCTCGCCCCGCCGAAGCAGAAGTCCGTCGTCGTCCAGAAGGCGGTCGACTTCGAGGTGGGCGAGTCCATCACCGTGACCGACGGCCCGTTCGCGACGCTGCCGGCGACGATCAACGAGATCAACCTCGACAGCCAGAAGCTCAAGGTCCTGGTGTCGATCTTCGGGCGCGAGACGCCCGTCGAGCTGTCCTTCAACCAGGTCGCGAAGCTCTAACCGAGCGACCACCCGCACGCGTGGGAGGGACCGCCCGGTCCCGCCTGACCACTCACCG
Encoded proteins:
- the nusG gene encoding transcription termination/antitermination protein NusG, which produces MSEYSLHSDDDQGTSAPASEQVEALGAPVADPFAVPSTPDAETDTETDTETDTADEAAEEAPVAEVPAGDLDPADEMAAVLRDLPGDWYVVHSYAGYENKVKANLESRIQSLNMEDYIFQIEVPTEEVMEVKGGKRQAVVRKKLPGYLFVRMDLTDESWSAVRNTPGVTGFVGQTSRPTPLTVDEVVKQLAPPKQKSVVVQKAVDFEVGESITVTDGPFATLPATINEINLDSQKLKVLVSIFGRETPVELSFNQVAKL